The window CTCCTCGTCCCGGAGCCTGCGGGCGGTGGCCTCCCGCTCCCGGGGGGCGACCATGACGATGCGGGCTCCCAGGGCGCGCATGCGGTCGACCTTCACCCCGGGCGCGCCCTCGGGGACGACGACGGTGCAGGGCACCCCGTGCCGGGCGGCGGCGTGGGCGAGCGCCTGGCCGTGGTTGCCCGAGGAGTGGGTCACCACACCGCTTCGGCGCTGGTCGGGGTCGAGCAGGGCGACGGCGTTGGTGGCGCCGCGCAGCTTGAAGGCCCCGGTGGGCTGGAGGCTCTCGGGTTTGAGCAGGAACGGCGGCCCTCCGGCGGGGCCCGCCGTCAGCGGGGTGCGCACCACCTCCCCGCGCAGGCGTTCCCGGGCGGCGCGGACGTCCTCCACCGTGATCAGTTCCATGCGCCCTCTATGCCCGGTCCCGGTCCGGCCACGCGTGCGGACGGCGCTCCGCCGGTCGGGCGGCTCGCGGGGGGTCCGGTCGTCGGCCGGGAGGGGAGCGGGTCTCGCGGAAGGGACCCGCGTGCACTACCGTGGCCGGTTGACTGTCAGCACAAGTCCATATCGTCGACGTCGCAGTGCACGGGAAGCCGGTGGAAGTCCGGCGCGGTCCTCGCCACTGTGACCGGAGTGCGCCTCCCGCACGCCACTGGGCCGGACACGGCTTGGGAAGGGTGGGGGCGCGGGGCCAGAGCCCGACTCCGGGAGCCAGGAGACCGGCTGCGACCGTCCGCGTCATCAGACCACGAAGGATGGTTTGTTCGATGAAGCCCACCGGGGCACGCGCGGTCCGGTACCGCCTGCCCGCCTGCGCCGCCCTCGCCCTGCTCCTGGCCACGACCGCCTGCGGCGGGGGCTCCGCCGCCCCCTCCCCCGAGGCTGCCGGGGAGACGATCCGCAACTGCGGCGTCGACGTGGCCGCGGACAGCCCGCCGGAACGGGTGTTCGCCGCCTACCAGCCCGCCATCGAGACCGCCCACGCGCTGGGCCTCAGCGACCGCCTGGTGGGGACGGCGTTCCTGGACGCCGCCGTCCTGGAGGAGTACGCCGACGCCCAGGCCGGGCAGGAGTACTACCCCAACCTGCCCAGCCGGGAGGAACTGCTCAGCCACGGGCCCGACTTCGTGCTCGCCGGGTTCAACGACGTGTTCACCGACGAGAACCTCGGTACGCGGGCCTCCCTGCGCGAGCTGGGCATCGGCAGCTGGATCCCGGCTCCGCTGTGCCCTAGCGGGGACGGCCGCACCGACGCGACCATCGACCCGGCCTCGGTGACGATGGACAACGTCTACGCCGACCTGCGGAACCTGGGCGCCCTGTTCGACGCGCGCGAGCGCGCCGAAGAGGTCATCGCGGACATGGAGGGCACGATAGGCGGGGTCACCGAGGCCCTGGAGGGCGGCGTGCCTGAGGAGGACCGGCCCTCGGTGATGGTCGGCCGCCCCAGCGACCAGGGGTTCCGGGTGGCCGGCGGGCAGGACTTCTCCACCGAGATCATCCGGCTGGCCGGAGGCGTCAACGCCTTCGCCGACCTGGACGGCGGTCGCAACCACGACGTGGCCGTCGAGGACGTGATCGCGCGCGACCCCGACTTCATCCTGGTCGACGTGTGCTGCGACGCGCGGATGACCGCCGCCGACGCCGCCCCGGACGTGGAGCGGATCACGGCCGATCCCGTGCTGGCCAACCTGACCGCGGTCACCGAGGAGCAGGTGGAGGAGTTCACCTTCGCCGACCGTTCCGCGGGTGTGCGCAGCGCGGCCGCGGTGGAGACGGTCGCCCGGATCCTGCACCCCGGCCTGTTCGGGTAGGCGGGCCGGTGGCCCCCCATGTGGCCGGGAGGCCCGTGACGGCCGTGCCCTCGGGAGTCCGGCGCCGGCTGCGGGCCGCGGCCGACGGTTCCGGGGTTCTCGTCAGTGCCCGCGCCCGCGTCGCCGGGTTGGCGGTGGCGCTGCTGGTCCTGGCCGCGACCCTGCTGGCGTCGGTCCTGGTCGGTTACGAGCGGCTGTCCGTGGCCGACGTGTACCTCGCCTACGCCGGTTTCACCGGTTCGGACACCGACTTGGTCGTGCGGCACCTGCGTGTGCCGCGTACCCTGGCCGGGCTGGCGGTCGGCGCGGCCCTGGGCGTGTCCGGGGTCCTGGCGCAGGGGGTGACCCGCAACCCCCTCGGTGACCCCGGCGTCCTCGGCATCAACGCGGGCGCCTCCCTGGCGGCGGTCCTCGCGATCAGCGTGTTCGGGGTGTCCGCGCTACTGGGCTACGTCGGCTTCGCCTTCGCGGGCGCGGCGGTCGCCGCCTGCGTGGTCCACGCCGTGGGGTCGCTGGGTCCGGAGGGGGCCAGTCCGGTCAGGCTCACGCTCGCCGGAGCCGCGGTCTCGGCCCTGCTGGCTTCGCTGACCTCGGCGATCGTCCTGCGCGACCGCGCGAGCCTGGACGAGTACCGGTTCTGGGTGGTGGGCTCGCTGGCGGGTGCCGACGGCGCGGCGCTGCTCCAGGCGCTGCCGTTCCTGGCCGCCGGGCTGGTGACGGCGGTGGCGGTGGCCCGGTCCCTGAACGCGGTGGCGCTCGGCGACGAGCTGGCCCGCTCCCTGGGGACACGGCTGTGGCTGGTGCGCGGGACGAGCGCCCTGGCGGTGGTGCTCCTGGCGGGGACGGCGACGGCCGTGGCGGGTCCGATCGGCTTCGTCGGGGTCGCCGTGCCGCACGTGGCGCGGGTCCTGGTCGGCCCCGACCACCGATGGGTGCTGCCCTGGTCGGCGGTGCTGGCGCCCGTCCTGTTGTTGGCGGCCGACGTCGCGGGCCGGGTGGTGGCGCGTCCCGAGGAGTTGCAGGTCGGCGTCCTCACCGCTCTCATCGGTGCGCCGTTCTTCGTCCTCGTGGTGCGCGGGCGAAGGGTGGCGGGGCCGTGACGGCGCGCTCCGGGGCCCTGGGTCCCCGAACGGGGGTGGCCCGCCTGGGCGGACTGTCGGTACGGGTGTACTGGCCCGCGGTACTGCTCGGCGGCCTGCTCACCGCCCTGGCCGCGGCGGTGGCCCTGGTCTCGCTGACCCTGGGGGACTTCGAGCTGGGCGTGAGCGAGGTGGTGGACGCGCTCACCGGCCGTGCCGGGGTGATGGTGACGCACGTGGTGGTGGAGATGCGGCTGCCGCGTGTGCTCACCGCGCTGGGTGTGGGCGCCGCACTGGCGCTCTCGGGGGCGCTGCTGCAACGGCTGGCGCACAACCCGCTGGTCAGCCCGGACGTCATCGGGGTCAGCGCGGGCGCGACGACCGCGGCGGTGCTCGCCATCGTCGTCTTCGGCGGCACGGCGGCGGCGATCGCGGCCAGCGCGCTGGCGGGGGCCGTGGCCACCGCGTTCCTGCTGTACCTGCTCGCCTACCGGCGCGGTGTCAGCGGGCAGCGGCTGGTCCTGGTGGGGATCGCGGTCACCGCGGTGCTGGGCGCGGTGACGTCGTACCTGCTCACCCGCACGGAGCTCGCCACGGCGCAGCGCGCCATGCTCTGGCTCACCGGCAGCCTGGCCAACCGGGACTGGCCGCACGTGGTGACGGTGGCGGTGGGGTTGGCCGTCCTGGCTCCGACCACGTTCCTGTCGGCCCGACCGCTGTCCCTGCTCCAGCTCGGGGAGGACGCGGCGACCGCCCTGGGCGGCCGGGTGCGGCTCGCCCGGGGCGCCCTGCTGTTCACCTCCGCCGCGCTCGCGGCCACGGCCACCGCCGTCGCCGGTCCCGTCGCGTTCGTCGCCCTGGTGGCCCCGCAGATCGTGCGGCGGCTGCTGGGCGGACGCGCCCTCGGGCTGCTGCCCTGCGCCGCCTGCGGAGCGCTCCTGACGGCCGTTGCGGACCTGGTCGCGCGCACCGCCTTCGGGGGGAGCGAACTGCCGGTCGGGGTGGTCACCGGGGCGCTGGGCGCCCCCTTCCTGCTGTACCTGCTGGCCCGCGGCGGCAGGGCGGGACGGGACCGGTGAACACCCGGGGCGCCGCCCCGGCAGGTCCCCGGGGGAGCCTTCCCGGTCAGGCGGCTCGCGGGGCCGGGGCCCCATGGCCTCCCATGGCGAAGTGGCGCGAACCGGGGGCGAGCGCCGCGGCCCCCGGGGCCAGGAAGCACAGGGCGGCGCACACGACCAGGACCGCCTCCGTGCCGAAGGCCTGGGTGGCCGGGGCGATCAGCGCGAGCCCGACCGGGGCCAGGCCGTAGGAGAACAGGAAGTCCAGGGAGGAGACGCGGGCGAGCTTGTCGGGCGCGACCTCGCGCTGGGCGGCGGTGAACCACGGGACGTTGAACAGTTCGATCCCGACCCCCGCCAGGGCGTAGGCGGCGAACACCGTCCACGGGCCCACGGGGAGGAGCAGGCTCAGCGGCGCGAGCCCGTACAGGGCCAGGCCCGCCAGCGCCACCCACCCCTGGGAGGAGGGGCGCCAGCGCCCGATCAGCAGCGCCCCGGCCAGCGCGCCGCCGGTGTAGGCGGTCAGCGCGCCCGCCAGCACCGCCTCGGTGCCGTAGGTGTCGCGGCTGACAACCGGGAGCAGCACGCCCGTGGCGGAGTACCCGGTGGCGATCACCGCCGTCAGGGCGCCCAGCCCCGCGAGGAACCACGTGTGGCGCCGGGCCTCGCGCAGCCCGTCGCGGAAGTCGGCGACCGGGGAGAAGCCGCGC is drawn from Nocardiopsis dassonvillei subsp. dassonvillei DSM 43111 and contains these coding sequences:
- a CDS encoding MFS transporter, with product MAHPQQTGTVPTAPPRAHVFSDPAFLRLWSGSTASGLATWAMPFILGLAVLDGSLTAMGLGLLLATRTGGFLLALPLGGLLADRLSRRAVVLWAGVLAAAATPLVAAGVATGALALAAVAAAAVGAGQGACRPAFQALTAEVVDEPRRQRANAALTISVRVTTLVAPGATALLSTVLGVHALLLVTAALWAVAALAPPRGRSAPAPGAVPARGFSPVADFRDGLREARRHTWFLAGLGALTAVIATGYSATGVLLPVVSRDTYGTEAVLAGALTAYTGGALAGALLIGRWRPSSQGWVALAGLALYGLAPLSLLLPVGPWTVFAAYALAGVGIELFNVPWFTAAQREVAPDKLARVSSLDFLFSYGLAPVGLALIAPATQAFGTEAVLVVCAALCFLAPGAAALAPGSRHFAMGGHGAPAPRAA
- a CDS encoding FecCD family ABC transporter permease — translated: MTAVPSGVRRRLRAAADGSGVLVSARARVAGLAVALLVLAATLLASVLVGYERLSVADVYLAYAGFTGSDTDLVVRHLRVPRTLAGLAVGAALGVSGVLAQGVTRNPLGDPGVLGINAGASLAAVLAISVFGVSALLGYVGFAFAGAAVAACVVHAVGSLGPEGASPVRLTLAGAAVSALLASLTSAIVLRDRASLDEYRFWVVGSLAGADGAALLQALPFLAAGLVTAVAVARSLNAVALGDELARSLGTRLWLVRGTSALAVVLLAGTATAVAGPIGFVGVAVPHVARVLVGPDHRWVLPWSAVLAPVLLLAADVAGRVVARPEELQVGVLTALIGAPFFVLVVRGRRVAGP
- a CDS encoding FecCD family ABC transporter permease, producing the protein MTARSGALGPRTGVARLGGLSVRVYWPAVLLGGLLTALAAAVALVSLTLGDFELGVSEVVDALTGRAGVMVTHVVVEMRLPRVLTALGVGAALALSGALLQRLAHNPLVSPDVIGVSAGATTAAVLAIVVFGGTAAAIAASALAGAVATAFLLYLLAYRRGVSGQRLVLVGIAVTAVLGAVTSYLLTRTELATAQRAMLWLTGSLANRDWPHVVTVAVGLAVLAPTTFLSARPLSLLQLGEDAATALGGRVRLARGALLFTSAALAATATAVAGPVAFVALVAPQIVRRLLGGRALGLLPCAACGALLTAVADLVARTAFGGSELPVGVVTGALGAPFLLYLLARGGRAGRDR
- a CDS encoding ABC transporter substrate-binding protein; translated protein: MKPTGARAVRYRLPACAALALLLATTACGGGSAAPSPEAAGETIRNCGVDVAADSPPERVFAAYQPAIETAHALGLSDRLVGTAFLDAAVLEEYADAQAGQEYYPNLPSREELLSHGPDFVLAGFNDVFTDENLGTRASLRELGIGSWIPAPLCPSGDGRTDATIDPASVTMDNVYADLRNLGALFDARERAEEVIADMEGTIGGVTEALEGGVPEEDRPSVMVGRPSDQGFRVAGGQDFSTEIIRLAGGVNAFADLDGGRNHDVAVEDVIARDPDFILVDVCCDARMTAADAAPDVERITADPVLANLTAVTEEQVEEFTFADRSAGVRSAAAVETVARILHPGLFG